One Ignavibacteriales bacterium genomic window, GGATAGATACAATGCCCTCATTACGCGGGTTGAAGATCCGCAGAGTACGGCAGATGCCATGGAAGCAATAATAAGTGATACGGATCTCAGAAATACCTTAATTGAAAATGGTCGTAAAACCGTGCTTGACTTCTCTGTAGAAAGAATGGCGCAGGAAACAGCAAATTTTTATTTGAAAAACATTGGTAAAGCTCATTAGTGGACAGTAATTCTCATATTAGAATTCTTTCTCAATATTTCTATCCTGATGTTGCTAGCACAGGTCAGTTGCTGACTGAGCTATCACTTGGGCTTGCCGGGAAAGATATCGTTGTAGAGGTTATTACGGCAAAACCAACTTATGCCGGGAAGTTGCATGCTCCGAAAAAGGAAGCATATAATGGAATTAACATCAGGCGTTTAAAAACCACCCGGTTCAATAAGAATACAAAAGGCGGGCAGATATTTAATTCAATATCCTTTTTTGCACGAACTTTTTTCTACCTGCTTTTTAAATCGAATAAAAAACCGTTGATGTTGGTTTCAAATCCGCCCTTTCTCCCATTCATGGGTTACTTATTATATAAGCTAAGAGGGATTAATTATGTAATACTGGTGCATGACGTATTTCCCGAAAAGGCGATAAAACTAAATTACATTCCTAATAAAGGCTTCACAGCATGGGCATGGACCTTGCTCGATAAAAAAAGCCTGCAAAAAACTTCCGGCATCATCGCGATCAGTGAAAGCATGAAATCTAATATTGAGAATAAACTGGTCAAATATAATTTTAAAACACAAAAAGATATTACCGTTATTCATAACTGGGCTGATGCTGAATTTATTAAACCGATTGATAACGATGAAAATACTTTCATAAAAGAAAATTCTCTCGGCGGTAAATTTATAATTCAATATTCGGGAAATATCGGGGCTTCATATGAGTTAGAGGTCCTGGTGGAAGCCGCGCGTTCAATAACCGATTCCGATGTTCTGTTCCTATTCATTGGGGACGGTGTGAAAAAGAAAAAGTTGTCTGCTATGGCGGAAAATTATTCCTTAAAGAACGTCATGTTCCTGCCATACCAGAAAAGAACAATGCTTCCTCATTCTCTCACTGCCGCCTCTATTTCTATTATTACTTATGAAAAGGAAATGGAAGGTCTGCTTATGCCGAGCAAACTATATACCACTCTCGCGTCCGGAAAGCCGGTCATATCATTTTGCACGGAGGATTCTGAGGTGGGAAAGATTATTTGTCATGCCTCATGCGGATTTTCTATCAACCCTGATAACGTAAAGGAATTATTGGAAAAGATATCTTTTTTCAGAAATAACCCTGAGGAAAGGGATAGAATGGGCAAGAATGCCCGTAAGTACTTTGAAGAAAATTTTACATTAGAACATTCTCTCGAAAAATATATTAATGTCATTAAAAAATTGAATAGATAATGCTTTCCAAACTTGAGAAAATATTAACCGGGTTAAAGATCTTTTCAAAAGACAGAAGATTTTTGCGAAATATGACCAAAGGCGGCAGATCTCTTGCTTCCTATCAGCTCAATATCTCGGTTAAGAATTATTGCGGTAAGTTCGGTACAATAATAGATGTCGGAGCTAATAAAGGACAGTTCGCCTTTGCCGCTTCCGAAATATTTCCCGATGCCAATATAATCTCTTTTGAACCGGTGCCCGAAGTGTTTCAAGAGCTGAAGAAGAATGTATCCGGGATCAAAAATATACAGCTTTTTAATAAAGCTCTTGGGTCCGAGGTCGGCAAGATAAAATTTTATAAGAATAAATATTCTCATGCCAGCTCTGCTCTCCCTATACATAAAAACCAGACCGAACTTATGCCTGGCACGTCTCAAGTCGAAGCGATAGAAGTGGACGTCGAAAAGTTGGAAGATTATCTACGTCAGGATAAACTTGCCGGTCCGGTTTTACTCAAACTAGATGTGCAGGGTTTTGAAAAGGAAGTCCTAGTTGGTGGAGGGAGTGAATTATCTAAGATAGATTATTTGTTGTTCGAAACTTCTTTTATAGAGATGTACGAAGGCGAACCCTTGTTTGATGAGATGCACGAGTTTGTTAAAAGCAAAGGATTTACACTGCTTGCTCCAGTGGGTTTTCTACAGGCGTCTAACTTCCAGATACCGCAAATGGATCTTCTTTACAAAAGGACGCATAATTAAATTTTTAAATGAAGGTTAGTATCCTAATAATATTTTTTTCTTTGATGTCTCTTTTCTTTGGTGATTCAGGAGGCAGGAAAGCCGAAGCTAAACTTAATAAGAGGTTCTTTGGGTTTCATTTCGATTTTCATGCGACTACAGATGATAGGAATATAGGGAAGAACTTTGACAGTTCGGCTGTCGATCTGATGCTGTCACTTATAAAACCCGATTTTGTTCAGGTCGATACCAAAGGAGTGTATGGTATTTCAAGCTATCCCACGGATGTGGGCTTTGTCGCCGCGCCATATAGTGAAGATATTTTAGGTGAATGGAGAAAACTTACCCTGAATCATGATGTCGATCTTTATTCTCACTATTGTACAATCATGGATGAGGAAGCTGTAAAGAAATTCCCCGGTTGGGCGCGTATAAAAAGCGACGGGAGCATTGATCCGCAAAGAGTTTCGGTCTTTAGCAATTATGCCGATAGCTTGTTCATCCCTCAGGTAAAGGAACTGATAGCTAAATACAAAATCGATGGGATATGGATAGATGCGGATGGCTGGTCGTTTGAGCCGGAGTATGGTACTAAGGTCACTGCCGAATTACAAAAGAAAACCGGTTTGAAAAAGATTCCGGGAAATGATGACCCTGATTATAAAAAATATATTGAATTTTTACGGGAAGCATATAGAGAGTATGCCCGGCACTATGTAAATGCGATTCACAGCTACGACCCGGACCTTATGATCGGGATCAATTGGGCTTATTCGGAAAAGATGCCCGAAAAGGTCGACATTAATGTCGATTATTTATCGGCTGATATGTCGGGAACGAACTGGGTTTATGATGCTGCATATGACGCAAGAGTTTTCGCGTCTTACAATATGCCGTGGGATCTCATGTCGTGGAGCTTTACAAAAAACGGTATAAAGCCGGAGAAATTACTTAAGCTTGAAGCAGCTGAAGTGATTGCCATGGGAGGCGGCTATCAAAGCTACTGGTTCCAGAAAAGAAGCGGTGACATCGGAAAAGAGAATCTTTCGTTGATGAAGAACCTTTCCGACTTTTGCAGGGAACGGGAGCCGTACTGCTTTGAGAATAAGATAATCCCGCAAGCAGGTATTTTCTTTTCCAGGGATACATGGGCGGAACACACTAAGTCAATTTACAATGGTGGTGGTAATGAAGAGATACAGGGTATAAATTCATTGATGCTCGATGCCGGACTCTCATGCAGTTTTATCATGGATCACCGGATAGATGAGCTCAACTCCTACCCGTTTGTAATATTACCGGAAGCCGACGTGATAAGTCCTGAGTATAAACAAAAATTTATGAATTATGTATATAACGGTGGTACTCTTCTTGTGATTGGAAAGGAGGCAGTTAATACATTCAAAAATGATCTGGGAGTCTCATTCGATGAACCGTATGTTTACCATGAATATGTTTTAAAAGATCGAAACCAGGCTGAACAGTTCGATCTGCCGTACCAGCAGGTAAGAGTATTGAGCGGAACAGAAACCATTGCTAACGCTTTCACCGACAATAACAACAATAAAGTTTTCTCTCCGTTCATCACAATGAAGAAATTCGGCAAAGGAAACATCACGGCTTTGTATTCGGACGTTGGAAGATTTTATAATAAAAAAGGTTCTGAAGTTTTAAGAAATATTTTGCGTGATGCTATGGA contains:
- a CDS encoding glycosyltransferase family 4 protein — translated: MDSNSHIRILSQYFYPDVASTGQLLTELSLGLAGKDIVVEVITAKPTYAGKLHAPKKEAYNGINIRRLKTTRFNKNTKGGQIFNSISFFARTFFYLLFKSNKKPLMLVSNPPFLPFMGYLLYKLRGINYVILVHDVFPEKAIKLNYIPNKGFTAWAWTLLDKKSLQKTSGIIAISESMKSNIENKLVKYNFKTQKDITVIHNWADAEFIKPIDNDENTFIKENSLGGKFIIQYSGNIGASYELEVLVEAARSITDSDVLFLFIGDGVKKKKLSAMAENYSLKNVMFLPYQKRTMLPHSLTAASISIITYEKEMEGLLMPSKLYTTLASGKPVISFCTEDSEVGKIICHASCGFSINPDNVKELLEKISFFRNNPEERDRMGKNARKYFEENFTLEHSLEKYINVIKKLNR
- a CDS encoding FkbM family methyltransferase — translated: MLSKLEKILTGLKIFSKDRRFLRNMTKGGRSLASYQLNISVKNYCGKFGTIIDVGANKGQFAFAASEIFPDANIISFEPVPEVFQELKKNVSGIKNIQLFNKALGSEVGKIKFYKNKYSHASSALPIHKNQTELMPGTSQVEAIEVDVEKLEDYLRQDKLAGPVLLKLDVQGFEKEVLVGGGSELSKIDYLLFETSFIEMYEGEPLFDEMHEFVKSKGFTLLAPVGFLQASNFQIPQMDLLYKRTHN